ACTTCCTCGACGCTTGCGACAAGGCGGCCGCGCTGGTGACCATGGGCGGCATCGGCCACACCTCGGCGCTGTACACCGACCAGGATCTGCAAGAGGAGCGCGTGCGCTACTTCGGCGACAAGATGAAGACCGCCCGCATCCTGATCAACACCCCGTCCTCGCAAGGCGGCATCGGCGACTTGTACAACTTCAGCCTGGCACCGTCGCTGACCCTGGGTTGCGGCTCCTGGGGCGGCAACTCCATCTCCGAGAACGTCGGTCCCAAGCACCTGATCAACAAGAAAACCGTCGCCAAGAGGGCTGAAAACATGCTGTGGCACAAGCTGCCCAAGTCCATCTACTTCCGCCGCGGCTCCTTGCCGGTGGCCCTGGAAGATTTGGCCGGCAAGAAACGCTGCCTGATCGTCACCGGCCAGTATCTGTTCGAACACGGCTTCATCGACGAGCCCATCCGTTTGCTGAAGAAGATGGGCCTGGAAGTGGAAACCTTCTTCGAAGTGCCGGCCGATCCGACCCTGGCCGTGGTGCGCAAGGGCGCCGACCTGGCCCACGCCTTCAAGCCTGACGTCATCATGGCCATCGGCGGCGGCTCGCCGATGGACGCGGCCAAGATCATGTGGGTGATGTACGAGCATCCGGAAGTGCACTTCGCCGACCTGGCCTTGCGCTTCATGGACATCCGCAAGCGCATCTACCAGTTCCCGAAACTGGGCCAGAAAGCCATGATGGTGGCCGTGCCGACGACCTCCGGCACCGGCTCCGAAGTGACCCCGTTCGCTGTGGTGACCGACGAAGTGACCGGCGTGAAGTACCCGATCGCCGACTACGAGCTGACCCCGAACATGGCCATCGTCGACGCCAATCTGGTGATGGACATGCCGAAGTCGCTGACTGCCTTCGGCGGCATCGACGCGGTGACCCACGCGCTGGAAGCGTATGTGTCGGTGATGGCCAATGAGTACTCCGATCCGCAAGCCCTGCAATCGCTGAAGCTGCTGAAGGAGTACCTGCCGTCGTCCTACCTGAACGGCGCCAAGGATCCCAAGGCGCGCGAACAAGTGCACAACGCCGCCACCATCGCCGGCATCGCCTTCGCCAACGCCTTCCTGGGCGTGTGCCACTCCATGGCGCACAAGATCGGCGCCGAGTTCGGCCTGGCCCACGGCCTGGCCAACGCGCTGCTGATCAGCAACGTGATCCGCTACAACGCCGCCGACGTGCCGACCAAGCAAACCGCCTTCAGCCAGTACGACCGGCCGAAGAGCGTGGCGCGCTACGCCGAGATCGCCCGCCACCTGGGCCTGGAAGCCAGCCGCGACCACGAGCGCGTCGAGAAGCTGATCGAATGGGTGGACGAGCTGAAGAAGACACTGGGCATCCCGTCGTCCATCCAGGGCGCCGGCGTGGCCGAGTCCGACTTCCTGGCCAAGGTGGACGAGCTGGCCGAAGCCGCCTTCGACGATCAGTGCACCGGCGCCAACCCGCGCTACCCGCTGATCAGCGAGCTGAAGCAGCTGCTGCTGGACAGCTTCTACGGCCGTCCGTACAAGGAAGCCTGGGAGCGCGAAGAAGCGGCCGCCAAGCCGGAAGACAAGCCTGCCAAGGGCAAGGCCAAAGCCAAGGCCTGAGCCGCCAGATTTCAGCGAGCATGAGAACAGCCCGGACCCAGGTCCGGGCTTTTTTGCGTCTGCCGTTTTTTCTGGGGCTTGTCCTTTTCAATAAAAAACATGAATCAACAATGCTTGAAAATGTTTAAATCTGGTTTTAATGTGCTGGCTTATTCATATTGATATGAATTTATGTAAAATACTTTGTCATTCCGGCGTATAAGGGCGATTGACCTGATTCATCGCGCGCAGAGGGCGGTTCGGTTTCGGAACGCGGCTGCCGCTTGAAAACACAACAGCCGGAAACTCAACGCTTACACAAGGAGCAATGCATGTCAGGAGAACCGCAGACCCTGCACCGGGGGCTGGAAGAGAGGCATATCAATCTGATGGCGCTGGGCGCCACCATAGGCGTCGGCCTGTTTCTGGGATCGGCCACCGCGATCAAGATGGC
This genomic window from Chromobacterium phragmitis contains:
- the adhE gene encoding bifunctional acetaldehyde-CoA/alcohol dehydrogenase, producing MAVSNQIELDALVARVKKAQIAFAQFTQEQVDHIFRSAALAAADARIPLARMAVAETGMGVMEDKVIKNHFASEYIYNKYKDEKTCGVLSEDDTFGTITIAEPIGVLCGIVPTTNPTSTAIFKALISLKTRNGIIFSPHPRARRSTCEAARLVLEAAVAAGAPQDIIGWIDEPSVALSNQLMHHPDINLILATGGPGMVKAAYSSGKPAIGVGAGNTPAVIDETADIKRAVASILMSKTFDNGVVCASEQSVIIVDEIYDAVRERFSKHGGYILKGSEAEAVRKVILNDGSLNAAIVGQSAAKIAAMAGIEVPPTTKVLIGEVTEVSEQEAFAHEKLSPTLAMYRAKNFLDACDKAAALVTMGGIGHTSALYTDQDLQEERVRYFGDKMKTARILINTPSSQGGIGDLYNFSLAPSLTLGCGSWGGNSISENVGPKHLINKKTVAKRAENMLWHKLPKSIYFRRGSLPVALEDLAGKKRCLIVTGQYLFEHGFIDEPIRLLKKMGLEVETFFEVPADPTLAVVRKGADLAHAFKPDVIMAIGGGSPMDAAKIMWVMYEHPEVHFADLALRFMDIRKRIYQFPKLGQKAMMVAVPTTSGTGSEVTPFAVVTDEVTGVKYPIADYELTPNMAIVDANLVMDMPKSLTAFGGIDAVTHALEAYVSVMANEYSDPQALQSLKLLKEYLPSSYLNGAKDPKAREQVHNAATIAGIAFANAFLGVCHSMAHKIGAEFGLAHGLANALLISNVIRYNAADVPTKQTAFSQYDRPKSVARYAEIARHLGLEASRDHERVEKLIEWVDELKKTLGIPSSIQGAGVAESDFLAKVDELAEAAFDDQCTGANPRYPLISELKQLLLDSFYGRPYKEAWEREEAAAKPEDKPAKGKAKAKA